A DNA window from Fodinibius sp. Rm-B-1B1-1 contains the following coding sequences:
- the gyrA gene encoding DNA gyrase subunit A, producing the protein MARDKIIPIAIEDEMQSAYIDYSMSVIVSRALPDVRDGLKPVHRRILYGMSELGMLHNRNYKKSARIVGEVLGKYHPHGDSAVYDSIVRMVQDFSLRYPLVDGQGNFGSIDGDSAAAMRYTETRMERIAEEMLTDINKETVDFNDNFDDTLQEPTVLPSMLPNMLLNGASGIAVGMATNMAPHNLTETIDGIVAYLDNPDIECKVLMEHIPAPDFPTGGIIYGYEGVKEAYETGRGKITLRARCTTEELRRGREQIVITEIPYQVNKTTLVKKIAKLTQNEKIDEISEIRDESDRDGMRIVVVLKRTANAGIVLNQLYKYTQMQTTFGVISLALVKGRPKVMPLKELIYHYVEHRVEVVIRRTLYDLDQAESRAHILEGLKIALDDLDEVIKTIRASNSPQEANEALRSKFALTDIQAKAILDMRLQKLTGLERDKIEVEYNEIAEKIADYREILSNRDRQKSIIKDELLEIKDRYGDERRTQIVHSAEDFSVEDMIADEDVVVTISNKGFIKRMPVSGYRRQKRGGKGMKGTTTKDDEYVEHLFVATNHNYILFFTEKGQCYWLKVYEIPEGSRTARGRAIVNLIDIDKDDSIKTFVPVKTLDDEEYINNNYIIMATKEGKVKKTTLEAYSRPRRDGIIAININEGDSLLEAALTDGESNVILANKKGRAIRFHEDEVRDMGRNTSGVKGMDLADDDELVDMVVIKNTHGATVLAISENGYGKRSLVEDYREQSRGGKGVITLKVTKKTGELIALKDVSDKDDLMVITEGGKVIRMSCDGIRTMGRNTQGVRIMRLDSEGKIAAVTRVVNEEEDETV; encoded by the coding sequence ATGGCAAGAGATAAAATTATACCTATTGCAATTGAAGATGAGATGCAATCGGCCTATATCGATTACTCGATGTCGGTTATTGTATCTCGTGCCCTGCCCGATGTTCGGGACGGCTTGAAGCCCGTTCACCGACGTATTCTTTATGGGATGAGTGAATTGGGCATGCTCCACAATAGAAATTATAAGAAGAGTGCTCGTATTGTTGGTGAGGTGCTCGGTAAGTATCACCCTCACGGCGATTCAGCTGTCTATGATTCCATTGTACGGATGGTGCAAGATTTTTCTCTGCGTTATCCACTGGTCGATGGACAAGGGAACTTTGGTTCTATTGACGGAGACTCTGCGGCGGCTATGCGTTATACAGAAACACGCATGGAGCGTATTGCTGAGGAAATGCTCACGGATATCAACAAAGAGACCGTTGATTTTAATGATAACTTTGATGATACCCTGCAAGAGCCTACCGTCCTTCCAAGTATGTTGCCAAACATGCTACTCAATGGGGCTTCAGGTATTGCTGTGGGGATGGCCACGAATATGGCCCCTCACAATTTGACGGAAACGATTGATGGGATTGTTGCTTACCTGGATAATCCTGATATCGAATGCAAGGTGCTAATGGAACATATTCCGGCTCCTGACTTTCCCACTGGTGGTATCATTTATGGATATGAAGGTGTTAAGGAAGCATATGAAACGGGACGTGGTAAGATTACGCTGCGTGCTCGTTGTACAACTGAAGAGCTTCGTCGTGGACGTGAGCAAATTGTTATTACAGAAATTCCATATCAGGTAAATAAGACAACGCTTGTTAAAAAGATTGCGAAGTTAACGCAAAACGAAAAGATCGACGAAATATCTGAGATTCGTGATGAATCTGATCGTGATGGAATGCGTATCGTTGTTGTGCTTAAGCGTACTGCCAATGCAGGTATTGTGCTTAATCAGCTGTACAAATATACGCAGATGCAGACTACTTTCGGCGTAATTAGTCTTGCCTTGGTGAAAGGCCGACCGAAAGTGATGCCGCTTAAAGAATTAATTTATCACTATGTAGAGCATCGTGTTGAAGTTGTTATTCGACGAACGCTCTATGATCTTGACCAGGCAGAATCACGAGCTCATATTCTTGAGGGGCTTAAAATTGCACTTGATGATCTTGATGAGGTGATCAAAACGATTCGAGCTTCCAATAGTCCGCAAGAAGCCAATGAGGCATTACGTTCTAAATTTGCGCTTACAGATATCCAGGCAAAGGCTATTTTGGATATGCGTTTGCAAAAACTTACTGGTTTGGAGCGCGATAAGATTGAGGTTGAATACAATGAGATTGCAGAGAAAATTGCGGATTATCGTGAAATTCTCTCCAACCGTGATCGCCAGAAGTCAATTATTAAAGATGAGCTTTTGGAAATTAAAGATCGTTATGGTGATGAGCGCCGTACGCAAATTGTACACTCAGCTGAAGATTTCAGCGTAGAGGATATGATTGCTGATGAGGATGTGGTGGTTACCATATCAAATAAAGGCTTTATTAAGCGAATGCCTGTTAGTGGTTATCGCCGACAGAAGCGTGGCGGTAAAGGCATGAAAGGTACAACCACAAAAGATGACGAATATGTAGAACATCTTTTTGTAGCTACGAACCATAATTACATTCTGTTTTTTACAGAAAAAGGACAATGTTACTGGCTTAAGGTCTATGAAATCCCAGAAGGTTCCCGAACCGCTCGCGGACGTGCTATTGTAAATCTTATTGATATTGATAAGGATGATTCCATTAAAACGTTTGTTCCGGTGAAAACGCTGGATGACGAGGAATACATCAATAATAATTACATCATTATGGCAACTAAGGAGGGTAAGGTTAAGAAAACGACCCTCGAAGCTTACAGTCGTCCCCGTCGAGATGGTATTATTGCCATCAATATTAATGAAGGTGATTCTCTCTTAGAGGCTGCTCTCACCGATGGGGAAAGCAATGTTATTCTTGCTAATAAGAAAGGACGAGCTATTCGATTCCATGAAGATGAAGTCCGAGATATGGGGCGTAATACTTCTGGAGTTAAGGGGATGGATCTTGCAGATGATGATGAGCTCGTTGATATGGTCGTTATCAAAAACACACACGGTGCTACCGTTCTTGCAATTTCTGAAAATGGATACGGTAAGCGTTCGCTGGTAGAAGATTATCGGGAGCAAAGCCGTGGTGGTAAAGGAGTGATTACGCTTAAAGTAACAAAGAAGACTGGCGAACTTATTGCTCTCAAAGATGTTTCTGATAAAGATGACCTGATGGTTATTACTGAAGGCGGTAAGGTTATCCGGATGAGTTGTGATGGCATTCGAACCATGGGTAGAAATACTCAGGGTGTTCGTATTATGCGTCTCGATTCAGAAGGGAAGATTGCTGCTGTTACTCGTGTCGTAAACGAAGAAGAGGACGAAACGGTCTAA
- a CDS encoding YafY family protein — MNSSERRMKLILMLQQSNSRITVDKIAEKFNISRRTVFRDFNALSEMNVPVTHDKYHGYGIMQGYKIPPLMFTNKELATIMVGLNFVKSQVDQKLIEDAKGVELKIKEVVPDNLRDFMDSLEERTVVDPYLNFGAEKTKGGDWYIISNAIAENKSIKFNYRAKSSEEITSRKIDPYIIVFYRDHWNVIGYSHKRDDTRNFLLDRMSSINILGEDFVPYGKIDVEGLIFRSEGKPHKIIVDVSKKVLKRFKANLPTKIIKKKEKNPNLFRISFEFDNLDFINEWLLQFPKDVKIVSPEVLLEKRNKLLEEMMEEI, encoded by the coding sequence ATGAATAGTTCTGAGCGAAGAATGAAGCTGATCCTTATGCTTCAGCAGTCAAACAGCCGCATAACGGTAGATAAAATTGCCGAAAAATTTAACATTAGCCGCCGTACCGTCTTTCGGGATTTTAATGCCCTCTCGGAAATGAATGTCCCCGTAACTCATGACAAATATCATGGGTATGGTATTATGCAGGGATATAAAATTCCCCCACTAATGTTTACTAATAAAGAATTGGCAACTATTATGGTAGGGCTGAATTTTGTTAAATCCCAGGTTGACCAAAAACTAATCGAAGATGCCAAAGGAGTGGAGTTGAAAATTAAAGAAGTGGTCCCCGATAATCTCCGAGACTTTATGGATTCACTTGAAGAACGAACCGTTGTTGACCCCTATTTAAATTTTGGCGCTGAAAAAACGAAGGGCGGTGATTGGTATATCATTAGCAATGCTATCGCAGAAAATAAATCAATAAAATTTAACTACCGTGCAAAATCCTCGGAAGAAATTACCAGCCGGAAAATTGATCCCTATATTATTGTTTTTTATCGCGATCACTGGAATGTCATTGGCTACTCCCACAAAAGAGACGATACCCGCAATTTTTTGCTCGATCGCATGTCAAGTATCAATATTTTGGGTGAAGATTTTGTCCCATATGGCAAAATCGACGTAGAAGGACTTATTTTTCGATCTGAGGGGAAACCCCATAAAATAATAGTAGATGTATCCAAAAAGGTTTTAAAGCGTTTTAAAGCTAATCTGCCGACAAAAATAATTAAGAAAAAAGAAAAAAATCCTAATTTATTTAGGATTAGCTTTGAGTTCGACAATTTGGACTTTATCAATGAATGGTTGCTGCAATTTCCAAAAGATGTTAAAATAGTTAGTCCAGAAGTTCTATTAGAAAAAAGGAATAAACTACTTGAAGAAATGATGGAGGAAATATGA
- a CDS encoding 16S rRNA (guanine(527)-N(7))-methyltransferase RsmG, which yields MEQHNIIRTSVSRETFEETDALIQNNRLQLENYLDQLLWWNKRVNLVSRDVPRETIWEHIRHSLIISHLDIFKNEDLIIDTGTGGGLPGIPLAITHPEKHFVLNDLVTKKCLAMKQIAQKLQLQNIGIIDGSIEELQHDDECLLISKHAFKISDIIRMSYHLTWKKMILYKGLEFEKEIKDIPQQLTINCMDLSQNSDFYQGKSIVIIDRP from the coding sequence GTGGAACAACACAATATTATCCGCACTTCTGTTTCACGTGAAACGTTTGAAGAAACAGATGCACTAATTCAGAATAATCGTCTGCAGCTTGAGAATTATTTAGATCAACTTCTCTGGTGGAATAAACGCGTAAACCTTGTAAGTCGCGACGTTCCACGTGAAACTATTTGGGAACACATTCGCCACTCTCTCATTATTTCTCATCTTGATATTTTTAAGAATGAAGACTTAATCATTGATACTGGTACCGGAGGAGGACTCCCAGGTATTCCTCTGGCTATTACTCATCCCGAAAAACATTTCGTGCTCAATGATTTGGTAACCAAAAAATGCCTGGCAATGAAGCAAATCGCCCAAAAACTACAGCTCCAAAATATTGGTATTATTGATGGATCTATAGAAGAATTACAACACGATGATGAATGCCTTCTTATTTCAAAACATGCGTTTAAGATTAGCGATATCATAAGAATGAGCTACCATCTTACCTGGAAAAAGATGATACTTTACAAGGGCTTGGAATTTGAAAAAGAAATTAAAGATATCCCACAGCAACTAACCATAAACTGTATGGACCTTTCCCAAAACTCTGATTTTTACCAAGGGAAATCTATTGTAATTATAGATCGGCCCTAA
- the mnmG gene encoding tRNA uridine-5-carboxymethylaminomethyl(34) synthesis enzyme MnmG — protein sequence MDSLFPKYDVIVVGAGHAGSEAAGAAAEIGANTLLITMNLDAIAKMSCNPAIGGVAKGQLVREIDALGGLMGKVADKSGVQFRILNTSKGPAMWSPRCQSDRALYSKTMREELEKKENLHFRQDNVVDVLTTDDGKKAKGVKTSTGQVFEADAVILTTGTFGNGLMHIGDTNFGGGRSGERASIGISAALEDLGFEVGRLKTGTPPRIDGRSIDYDKLEIQYGDEDPNAFSFMTESLPSREEQLTCWIGNTNEEVHDMLRSGFDRSPMFNGTIESTGPRYCPSIEDKINRFSDKDSHQLFLEPEGWNTYEMYLNGFSTSLPEDVQYKALRTIPGFENAVMLRPGYAIEYDYFPPYQIRRSMETKITEGLFFAGQINGTTGYEEAGCQGLMAGINAARKVQGKEEFILKRSEAYIGVLIDDLITKGTEEPYRMFTSRAEHRILLRQDNADLRLTELGHKIGLASSKRFEKFQAKKEAIDQIHDLFADYTVYPEKMDPMLKEQDTSTLSQPVKAKTLIPRPELSIFNLMDADPELKDKAHEITTDELVFEQVEIQIKYAGYIEKEFEMVEEMKKQEDTLIPDELDYGKINSLSSEGQQKMERIRPETLGQASRISGVSPSDVSVLMVYLNN from the coding sequence ATGGATTCTCTTTTCCCCAAATATGACGTCATCGTAGTTGGAGCCGGTCATGCAGGTAGCGAAGCCGCAGGTGCCGCTGCAGAAATTGGTGCAAATACGCTACTTATAACAATGAACCTCGATGCCATTGCAAAAATGTCTTGCAACCCTGCCATTGGAGGTGTTGCCAAAGGGCAGCTGGTGAGAGAAATAGATGCCCTTGGCGGACTTATGGGGAAAGTTGCCGATAAATCCGGAGTACAATTTCGAATTCTTAATACCAGTAAAGGACCCGCCATGTGGAGTCCTCGCTGCCAAAGCGACCGTGCTCTATATAGCAAAACCATGCGTGAAGAGCTCGAGAAAAAAGAAAATCTCCACTTTCGCCAGGATAATGTCGTTGATGTATTAACAACTGATGATGGCAAAAAGGCTAAAGGGGTAAAAACTTCAACTGGGCAAGTTTTTGAAGCCGATGCAGTTATCCTTACAACTGGCACCTTTGGTAATGGATTAATGCACATTGGCGATACTAATTTTGGTGGTGGACGTTCAGGCGAACGAGCATCTATTGGAATTTCTGCCGCCCTTGAGGACTTAGGCTTTGAAGTAGGTCGACTTAAAACCGGAACCCCTCCTCGTATTGACGGACGATCGATTGACTATGACAAACTGGAAATCCAGTACGGAGATGAAGATCCGAACGCATTTTCCTTTATGACTGAATCTCTTCCATCAAGAGAAGAACAACTTACTTGTTGGATTGGGAATACAAATGAGGAAGTCCATGATATGCTCCGTTCCGGATTTGATCGAAGCCCTATGTTCAATGGTACTATTGAATCTACCGGACCGCGCTATTGTCCTTCTATTGAAGATAAAATTAATCGTTTTTCTGATAAGGATAGCCACCAGTTATTTTTAGAGCCCGAAGGATGGAATACCTATGAGATGTATCTCAATGGATTTTCGACTTCTCTTCCTGAGGATGTACAGTATAAAGCACTTCGTACTATTCCTGGATTTGAGAATGCCGTAATGCTTCGTCCAGGTTATGCTATTGAGTATGACTACTTTCCTCCCTATCAAATTCGTCGTAGTATGGAAACAAAAATAACCGAAGGACTTTTCTTTGCCGGCCAAATTAACGGCACTACTGGTTACGAAGAAGCTGGCTGCCAAGGACTTATGGCGGGTATTAATGCGGCTCGAAAAGTTCAGGGAAAAGAGGAGTTCATCCTAAAAAGATCCGAAGCATATATTGGAGTACTTATTGATGACCTCATCACAAAAGGCACCGAAGAACCTTATCGGATGTTCACCTCTCGTGCAGAACACCGTATTCTGCTTCGTCAAGATAATGCAGACCTGCGTCTTACAGAACTGGGACATAAAATTGGGCTGGCTTCTAGTAAACGCTTCGAGAAATTTCAGGCAAAGAAAGAAGCTATCGATCAGATTCATGATCTTTTTGCTGATTATACCGTTTATCCCGAAAAAATGGATCCCATGCTCAAAGAACAAGATACCTCTACCCTTTCGCAACCGGTAAAAGCAAAAACGCTTATTCCTCGACCCGAGCTTTCCATCTTTAATCTGATGGATGCGGATCCCGAATTAAAAGATAAAGCTCACGAGATCACTACTGATGAACTTGTTTTTGAACAAGTAGAAATACAGATAAAATATGCGGGCTATATCGAAAAAGAATTTGAGATGGTAGAGGAAATGAAAAAACAGGAGGACACCCTCATTCCTGACGAGCTTGACTATGGGAAGATTAACAGCCTTTCATCAGAAGGCCAGCAAAAAATGGAACGGATTCGGCCGGAAACACTTGGACAAGCAAGTCGCATTAGTGGCGTCTCCCCCAGCGATGTCTCTGTTCTCATGGTGTACCTAAATAATTAA
- a CDS encoding sugar phosphate nucleotidyltransferase codes for MSKVTKAIIPAAGKGERMQPLTNYLSKAMIPLGEKPVLEYIVEELKSAGITDVAVIINSDDEMIIEYFKNNNSIHFIYDDTFSGPGGAILNAEPFIKQDSFVVAFSDTPLKGILKSRVVKNLISLKSQPNVFGALAIYPIDQEEVSKRGVVTWCEDQKIRNDKHVVLSDIIEKPTEYIEHPWASACRYVFDADIFNVLKKIPKDDNGELQLTPAIRQWLQDGKQVLGTPLPKGVNRYDTGNFKDYFEAQRAFM; via the coding sequence ATGTCAAAGGTTACCAAGGCGATAATTCCTGCAGCGGGAAAAGGCGAGCGAATGCAGCCACTCACAAACTATTTATCAAAGGCGATGATTCCACTTGGGGAGAAACCTGTTTTAGAATACATCGTGGAGGAATTAAAATCGGCTGGGATCACTGATGTTGCAGTAATCATTAATTCGGATGATGAAATGATCATTGAATATTTTAAAAACAATAATAGTATTCATTTCATTTATGATGATACGTTTTCTGGACCGGGGGGAGCCATCCTTAATGCAGAACCTTTTATAAAGCAAGATAGTTTTGTAGTGGCCTTTTCCGATACTCCACTAAAGGGCATTCTAAAATCAAGAGTTGTAAAGAATTTGATATCGTTAAAGAGTCAGCCTAATGTGTTTGGGGCCTTGGCAATTTATCCCATAGACCAGGAAGAGGTTTCAAAACGAGGAGTCGTAACATGGTGTGAAGACCAAAAAATTAGAAATGATAAACATGTGGTGTTGTCAGATATTATTGAAAAACCTACAGAATATATTGAACACCCATGGGCATCGGCATGCCGATATGTGTTTGATGCTGATATTTTTAATGTTTTAAAAAAGATACCTAAAGATGATAATGGAGAGCTCCAATTAACTCCGGCAATTCGGCAATGGTTGCAAGATGGAAAGCAAGTATTAGGGACTCCTTTACCCAAAGGAGTCAATCGATATGATACGGGAAACTTCAAAGACTATTTTGAAGCGCAGCGAGCGTTTATGTAA
- a CDS encoding NAD-dependent epimerase/dehydratase family protein has protein sequence MKKNAFVTGGTGFIGINLIKQLVSREWNVTALHRPTSDLSYLKKLPVDLAEGSITNLSSVHKAIPSNTDVIFHLAGDTNMWSQHNDRQTKINVTGTENMVQAAVDKNVRTFIHTSSVSAWGKTDGTISEETPQQGDTSWVNYERTKWLAERKVLEARNHGIKVVIMNPAMVVGPYDDSNWGRLFFALRDDNLPGVTRGNMSVAHVEEVAKAHIAAVEHGVDGDRYILGGKHCEFVRFISIIREVSDFSSDPQIVPTPLLKLIAYIQAGIAYFTGNEPALTPELARLMTRNVKYCSKKAKQALDYDIPPVEKSIKDCYNWLRETERL, from the coding sequence ATGAAAAAAAATGCTTTTGTCACAGGTGGCACTGGCTTTATTGGAATTAATTTGATCAAACAACTGGTCTCAAGAGAATGGAATGTTACAGCACTTCATCGTCCAACATCTGATCTTTCGTATTTAAAGAAACTACCTGTTGATTTAGCAGAAGGATCTATTACAAACTTATCTTCAGTACACAAGGCCATCCCATCCAATACCGACGTCATTTTTCACTTGGCTGGAGATACAAATATGTGGTCGCAACATAACGACCGGCAAACTAAAATAAACGTTACTGGAACAGAAAATATGGTTCAAGCTGCGGTGGATAAAAATGTTCGAACTTTTATCCATACGTCGAGCGTTTCGGCCTGGGGAAAAACCGATGGAACCATATCGGAGGAAACGCCTCAACAGGGGGATACATCTTGGGTTAATTATGAGCGAACAAAATGGCTCGCGGAGCGAAAAGTATTAGAAGCTCGAAACCATGGAATCAAGGTAGTGATTATGAACCCTGCTATGGTGGTAGGACCTTATGACGACAGCAATTGGGGACGACTATTTTTTGCATTACGTGATGATAATCTACCAGGTGTTACTCGTGGCAACATGAGTGTAGCCCATGTTGAAGAGGTAGCAAAAGCACATATTGCAGCCGTGGAACATGGTGTTGATGGGGACCGATATATCCTTGGTGGGAAACATTGTGAGTTTGTAAGATTTATTTCAATCATTCGAGAAGTTTCTGACTTTTCTTCTGATCCCCAGATTGTTCCAACGCCCCTTTTGAAACTAATTGCTTACATTCAAGCTGGTATTGCCTATTTCACCGGGAATGAACCGGCCCTTACGCCTGAACTTGCCAGACTTATGACCCGCAATGTAAAATACTGCAGTAAAAAAGCTAAGCAGGCATTAGATTATGACATTCCGCCCGTTGAAAAATCAATAAAAGATTGCTACAACTGGCTCAGAGAAACAGAACGCTTATAA
- a CDS encoding sigma-70 family RNA polymerase sigma factor: MDEFKEKEFEIISDILNGQRELYRKLVDKYAPMVFSIVNKFVDRQDDREELAQQIFVKAYERLDSFNMKSKFSSWLYRLAQNHCLDYAKNIRRSNKEFSEMETGELESKMKVEEQPDEEIESQEQKVMLEQALATITPIYAEAFLMKYRDNMSYKAMAKRLDAKEGALKVRVHRARKELQGYMKDYNISI, from the coding sequence ATGGATGAGTTTAAGGAAAAGGAATTTGAAATAATCAGTGACATATTAAATGGGCAGCGCGAACTATATAGAAAACTGGTCGACAAATATGCCCCCATGGTATTTAGTATTGTTAACAAGTTTGTTGATAGGCAAGATGATAGAGAAGAGTTGGCTCAACAGATTTTTGTAAAAGCCTATGAACGGTTGGACTCATTTAACATGAAATCCAAATTTTCTTCGTGGCTTTACCGGTTGGCTCAGAATCATTGTTTGGATTATGCGAAAAACATCCGTCGCTCAAATAAAGAATTTAGTGAGATGGAAACGGGGGAACTGGAATCTAAAATGAAGGTAGAGGAACAGCCCGATGAGGAGATTGAGTCGCAAGAACAGAAAGTTATGTTAGAACAAGCGCTTGCAACAATTACTCCCATCTACGCTGAGGCTTTTTTGATGAAATATCGTGACAATATGAGCTATAAGGCAATGGCCAAGCGATTAGATGCAAAGGAAGGGGCTCTAAAAGTGCGTGTGCACAGAGCCCGGAAGGAATTACAGGGTTATATGAAGGACTATAATATCAGCATATAA
- a CDS encoding glycogen-binding domain-containing protein, whose amino-acid sequence MRIVLVTVILLLSISNELLAQEWDTVFSVDSRLGYSTNTYLNPYYGEWDRSQNVGYGVLSGIVQTSWIDDQNILDLTGLAVVEPLFEGSGTWKGGLGLVSYRRKITPSFSVGVEGGGSHFNSSFSRSMGWIQPKLVWSVTPFSQLKLKAGSNFRSYQDYMVDSVSTTVSDRSELYAIEFETWPSFNWKFSSGLYGNMDAFPAIQEGFSSFIALSRLFREGAKIRVKMGLEQYQNEQTVTTGGGGGFPPVGGGPQETTETIRETNRIFKLGVEGSVPVNKRITAFVHAQGLRYNATTTDQNINDVQISGGIRLSLQPKSRKNKGKASPDWNSNSNNKQQVEIKYSGDGRLYVVGDFNNWNRPGIPLVNVEKDFYRASIELPPGSYEYKILKIEQGEENWIDFAEGTYTVDDGFGGQNALLLVQ is encoded by the coding sequence ATGAGGATAGTTCTTGTTACTGTGATTTTACTACTTTCTATATCAAATGAATTGTTAGCTCAGGAGTGGGATACCGTGTTTTCTGTAGACTCTCGATTGGGATATTCTACGAACACTTATTTGAATCCCTACTATGGAGAATGGGATCGTTCTCAAAATGTGGGATATGGAGTTCTATCAGGGATTGTACAAACGTCGTGGATCGATGACCAAAATATTCTGGATCTGACAGGCTTAGCAGTTGTTGAGCCATTATTTGAAGGGAGCGGTACCTGGAAAGGGGGACTTGGTCTTGTGAGCTATCGTCGAAAAATAACGCCATCGTTTAGTGTTGGGGTTGAAGGAGGCGGAAGCCATTTTAATTCATCTTTTAGTCGCAGTATGGGATGGATTCAACCCAAGTTGGTTTGGTCGGTTACTCCCTTTAGTCAGTTGAAACTGAAAGCGGGATCCAACTTTCGATCGTATCAAGATTATATGGTTGATAGTGTTTCAACCACGGTTAGTGATCGATCTGAGCTGTATGCCATTGAGTTTGAGACATGGCCAAGTTTTAACTGGAAGTTTTCGTCAGGCTTATATGGCAATATGGACGCTTTCCCAGCCATCCAAGAGGGATTTAGCTCATTTATTGCACTTAGTCGGTTATTCCGGGAAGGGGCAAAAATAAGAGTGAAAATGGGGCTTGAACAATATCAGAATGAACAAACGGTAACGACGGGCGGTGGGGGTGGGTTTCCACCTGTAGGCGGTGGCCCCCAAGAAACGACGGAAACAATACGCGAAACAAATCGAATATTCAAACTGGGTGTAGAAGGTAGTGTGCCTGTAAATAAAAGGATAACAGCATTTGTACATGCCCAAGGGCTGCGCTATAACGCTACTACTACCGACCAAAATATTAATGATGTACAGATTTCAGGAGGAATACGATTATCGCTGCAGCCGAAATCCCGGAAAAATAAAGGGAAAGCTTCGCCGGATTGGAATTCCAACAGTAACAACAAACAGCAGGTGGAAATTAAATACTCTGGAGATGGTCGCCTATATGTAGTCGGAGATTTTAATAACTGGAACCGCCCGGGTATACCACTGGTGAATGTAGAAAAGGATTTTTATCGGGCAAGTATAGAATTACCGCCGGGCTCGTATGAATATAAAATTCTAAAGATAGAGCAGGGAGAAGAAAACTGGATTGACTTTGCAGAAGGCACGTACACCGTTGACGATGGTTTTGGCGGGCAAAATGCACTGTTACTGGTTCAATAA
- a CDS encoding DUF4382 domain-containing protein, which produces MTTGKIRNIPFVLLLAVSVVFMGCNSGTNADGDTGTMEVLMHDAPADYDEVNVFIESVEVNNSDNEEGWVEVNSPQQSYDLLELTNGATEVLGSAELPAGTYEQIRLILSSDGHSVVIDGQEHDMFVPSGEQTGVKLNVNAEIEPDITYTLLLDFDAARSVVVRGNQQSGEDYLLKPVIKATNQAVTGNIAGVVEPIEANPFVYAIAGEDTLSSTKADTSNGEFKLIGLEEGTYTVSVDPTNESFATENVEDVEVTVGETNELGTITVSEN; this is translated from the coding sequence ATGACGACAGGAAAGATACGAAACATACCATTTGTACTGTTATTAGCAGTAAGTGTGGTTTTTATGGGATGTAATAGCGGGACGAATGCTGATGGAGATACGGGAACGATGGAAGTTTTAATGCATGATGCCCCGGCAGACTACGATGAGGTAAACGTTTTTATAGAAAGCGTTGAAGTAAATAATAGCGATAATGAAGAGGGATGGGTAGAAGTTAATAGTCCCCAGCAAAGTTATGATTTGTTAGAGCTTACTAATGGGGCCACCGAAGTACTGGGATCTGCGGAGCTCCCTGCTGGTACCTATGAACAAATACGACTTATTTTAAGTAGTGACGGTCACAGTGTGGTTATTGACGGTCAGGAGCATGATATGTTTGTCCCCAGTGGAGAGCAGACTGGCGTAAAGCTTAACGTCAATGCAGAGATAGAGCCAGATATTACCTATACCTTATTGTTGGATTTTGATGCAGCCCGTTCTGTGGTAGTAAGAGGAAATCAGCAATCTGGTGAAGATTATTTGCTAAAACCGGTAATTAAGGCAACTAATCAAGCGGTAACCGGAAATATTGCAGGAGTGGTTGAGCCGATTGAAGCGAATCCTTTTGTATATGCTATAGCTGGTGAAGACACGCTTTCGTCAACAAAAGCAGATACATCTAACGGTGAGTTTAAATTAATTGGACTTGAGGAAGGTACCTACACGGTATCCGTAGATCCTACCAACGAATCATTTGCCACCGAAAATGTTGAAGACGTTGAAGTAACGGTAGGTGAAACAAATGAACTTGGCACGATAACGGTTTCTGAAAATTAA